A window of the bacterium genome harbors these coding sequences:
- a CDS encoding ABC transporter substrate-binding protein: MIRIFARVVSLIALLLCVATASAEPKRIVSIAPSFTEILYALGAGPQIVGTTLYCDYPAEATKTEKIGDVLNPNVEKIISLKPDIVFAGNWKWNVPEKLRAAGILVVEVPDAQTLDDVFQRFNLIAGKINRLPAATQLIATMKQQMEEIRKRAAAKPQRTVYMEIDAGNWTVGGQSYLTEILKVLGLRNVFGERQEPYLTVTMESVVARNPDLLMSLSRTQEEYQSLAAWRALRAVREGKIIDKNAIDWNAITHQGSRLIEGIQQLDSLLNK; this comes from the coding sequence TTGATTAGAATTTTTGCCCGTGTTGTTTCGCTAATTGCGCTGTTACTCTGCGTAGCAACCGCTTCTGCCGAACCGAAGAGGATTGTTTCCATCGCTCCCAGCTTCACTGAGATTCTTTACGCTCTGGGCGCCGGCCCGCAGATCGTCGGCACAACCCTTTATTGCGACTATCCCGCCGAAGCAACGAAAACCGAAAAAATTGGAGACGTGCTGAATCCCAATGTGGAAAAAATTATTTCTTTGAAACCGGACATAGTATTCGCCGGAAATTGGAAATGGAATGTGCCTGAAAAGTTACGAGCCGCAGGCATTCTGGTTGTAGAGGTTCCGGATGCCCAGACTCTTGATGATGTTTTTCAGCGATTCAATCTGATAGCCGGCAAGATCAACCGGCTCCCTGCTGCCACACAATTGATCGCAACCATGAAACAACAGATGGAAGAAATTCGGAAGCGAGCCGCTGCCAAACCACAGCGCACTGTATACATGGAGATTGATGCCGGCAATTGGACAGTTGGAGGCCAATCTTACCTCACAGAAATTTTGAAAGTCCTGGGTCTTCGAAACGTCTTTGGTGAACGGCAGGAACCTTATCTAACCGTTACGATGGAATCGGTCGTTGCCAGAAATCCCGATCTGCTGATGTCTCTCAGCCGCACGCAAGAAGAGTATCAGAGCCTGGCGGCTTGGCGGGCTTTGCGCGCTGTTCGCGAAGGTAAGATCATTGACAAGAATGCGATTGATTGGAATGCTATCACTCATCAGGGATCCCGTTTGATCGAAGGGATCCAGCAACTGGATTCACTGCTGAACAAGTAA
- a CDS encoding helical backbone metal receptor has protein sequence MRIISLVPSITETLFELGLGDQIVAVTRWCTRPAEKVIHKPKVGGTKNPKLQSILEFKPDIVILDCDENRKEDAKALEKNKIRTFTVFPKTIDDSIHMIRQLGELFSVQPAAAAMTEEIQKLREAYKPDRIYESLILIWRKPYMTINADTYVHSACELFGFRNVFASHQKRYPPLTPEEIEQIDPEMILFPDEPYPFRRKHLDLFQQEFPGIRAVSNGQMFLFDGSHVAWHGFGTLRALREFPLQFLNKK, from the coding sequence ATGCGAATCATCAGTTTGGTGCCATCGATAACCGAAACACTGTTCGAACTGGGTCTGGGTGATCAGATCGTAGCCGTCACCCGGTGGTGCACCAGACCAGCAGAAAAGGTTATCCATAAACCAAAAGTTGGTGGAACCAAGAATCCAAAACTGCAATCCATACTTGAATTCAAGCCTGATATTGTCATTTTGGATTGCGACGAAAACCGCAAAGAAGATGCCAAGGCGTTGGAGAAAAACAAGATCCGCACCTTTACAGTCTTTCCAAAAACGATTGACGATTCTATTCACATGATCCGGCAGCTGGGTGAGTTGTTTTCCGTGCAGCCCGCAGCTGCTGCAATGACTGAGGAGATTCAAAAGCTGCGAGAAGCATACAAGCCCGATCGTATCTATGAAAGCCTGATTCTGATCTGGCGCAAACCATACATGACAATCAACGCTGATACTTATGTTCACTCTGCCTGCGAGCTTTTTGGATTTCGCAATGTTTTTGCTTCCCATCAAAAACGATATCCGCCGTTAACGCCGGAAGAAATCGAGCAGATCGATCCGGAAATGATTCTTTTTCCTGACGAACCTTATCCATTTCGACGCAAACATCTGGATCTCTTCCAACAAGAGTTTCCTGGTATAAGAGCCGTGAGCAACGGTCAGATGTTCCTCTTTGACGGCAGCCACGTCGCCTGGCATGGCTTCGGGACATTGCGGGCCTTGCGCGAATTTCCGCTACAATTTCTTAACAAAAAATGA